Below is a genomic region from Microbacterium galbinum.
CCTTGAACCGGGCCCAGAGGGCGTCGTCCGCCTTGCGACCTGCGCGGCCGGCGGCCTTCCAGTCGTCGAGCAGCGTGCGGTAGGCGGGAATCCCGTCGGTGCCGCGCGGGGCGAGGGCTTCGGCGCGCTCGATGAGGCGGGTCTTCGCATCGCGGGCGGCCTTGTGCGTGTCGTCGAGCTCCGAGTAGAACGCACGACGGTGCTTGTCGACGACCGAACGAGCGTCGCGGAATCGCTTCCACAGCTGCTGCGACAGGCCCTTCGACAGGCGCGGGCCGTTCTGCTGCTGAGCCTGCCAGGCGTCGAAGAGCTCACCGAGCTCGGCGGTGACCTGCTTCCACTGCACCTTCGAGAGGTCGCGTGCGGCGATCGCCTCGGCGCGCTCCACCAGTGCGGTGCGCTCGGCGATGGCCTGGTCGAGCAGCTCCTTCGCGCGCTGCTGCTCCTCGGCCGTGGCCTCGGAGAGGGACGCGGTCAGCGTGTGCAGCCGCTCGAGGAGACCGGCGAGGTCACCGACGGCGGCAGCATCCGTGGCTTCGTCGACCAGGTGCCCGGCCTGCTTGACCAGATCGCTGGCGGTCGCGCCGCCGGCCTGGTGACGCTGTTCGAGGGTCTGCACCTTGAAGGCGATGTCCTCGTACTTGCGCACGAAGTAGGCGAGCGCCTCGTCGGGCGTGCCGTCGGGGTACTGGCCGACGACGCGCCAGTTCTCACCCTCGCGCACCTCGACCGTGCCGTCCTCGCTGACGCGACCCCACTTCGCAGCATCGCTGGAGACGGGGGCGGTGGACGCGGCCGGAACGGCGGCGGCGGGGGCGGGCAGCTTGCGCGGCAGCGGCTTCGCCGGGGGAGCGGGGACGGGGGGAGTCGGCTTCGAGGACTCGTTGGCAGACACAGTGTTCTCCTTGCGCGGTTGGCCGCGGGAGGCGGAAAGGACGATGTTCAGCCTAGTACGCCGCGACGATGCGATGCGGTGACGTTCCGCTCCGCGTCGAGCGGGCGCGGATCACTCCGCCGGGGTCTCCTCGGGAGCGGGTGCCTCGGTGGGGGCGGGGGTCTCCACCGGAGCGTTCGGCTCGACGGACGAGGAGGGAGTGGGCGTGGGCTCCGGTGCCGTGACCTGTGCGTGCGCCACCTGGCTCGCGATCGCTGCGAGCACGAGGACCGCGCCACCCACGCCGGCGATCACGTTGTCGCGCACGCGGCGAC
It encodes:
- a CDS encoding DUF349 domain-containing protein, which translates into the protein MSANESSKPTPPVPAPPAKPLPRKLPAPAAAVPAASTAPVSSDAAKWGRVSEDGTVEVREGENWRVVGQYPDGTPDEALAYFVRKYEDIAFKVQTLEQRHQAGGATASDLVKQAGHLVDEATDAAAVGDLAGLLERLHTLTASLSEATAEEQQRAKELLDQAIAERTALVERAEAIAARDLSKVQWKQVTAELGELFDAWQAQQQNGPRLSKGLSQQLWKRFRDARSVVDKHRRAFYSELDDTHKAARDAKTRLIERAEALAPRGTDGIPAYRTLLDDWKAAGRAGRKADDALWARFKAAGDALYAARAEQSAAEEAESAPKIEARQALLEEAKAVADESNIKRARALLTRIQRQWDEIGRIFPRDKERALDDKLRVIEQALKAREEVDWKKNNPETKARANDMSSQLLEAIEKLESELATAEKSGDKKAIKEASDALEARRAWLSALGG